One Halichoerus grypus chromosome 1, mHalGry1.hap1.1, whole genome shotgun sequence genomic region harbors:
- the SLC26A6 gene encoding solute carrier family 26 member 6 isoform X5, translating to MELRKRDYHVERPLMNQKQLEELGCWTSATTTYQWRTWFQCSRARARALLFQHLPVLAWLPRYPLRDWLLGDSLAGLSVAIMQLPQGLAYALLAGLPPVFGLYSSFYPVFIYFLFGTSRHISVGTFAVMSVMVGSVTESLAPNENFLQGVNSTVDEVARDAVRVQLASTLSVLVGLFQVGLGLVRFGFVVTYLSEPLVRGYTTAASVQVFVSQLKYVFGLQLSSRSGPLSLIYTVLEVCSKLPQSVVGTVVTALVAGVVLVLVKLLNDKLHRYLPMPIPGELLTLIGATGISYGVGLKARFGVDVVGDIPAGLLPPAAPSPQLFASLVGYAFTIAVVGFAIAISLGKIFALRHGYRVDSNQELVALGLSNLIGGIFQCFPVSCSMSRSLVQESAGGNTQVAGAVSSLFILIIIVKLGELFRDLPKAVLAAAIIVNLKGMLKQFSDICSLWKSNRMDLLIWLVTFVATILLNLDIGLAISVVFSLLLVVVRTQMPRYSVLGQVPGTDIYQDVAEYSEAREVPGVKVFRSSATMYFANAELYSDALKQRCGVDVDHLISQKKKRLRKQEQKLKRLQKSLQKEAGAPSSQTAASEGTSVSIQVNISVRDMESNNVEDSKARASTGNELEDAAASGQEDAKAPNGSTLKDLGLPQPHFHSLVLDLGALSFVDTVCIKNLKNIFSDFREIEVEVYMAACHTPVIAQLEAGHFFDASITKQHLFASVHDAVLFALQHPRPSPASPVLMTKL from the exons ATGGAGCTGAGGAAGCGAGACTACCATGTGGAGCGGCCACTGATGAACCAGAAACAGTTGGAGGAGCTGGGGTGCTGGACCTCAGCAACCACGACCTACCAATGGCGAACCTGGTTTCA GTGCTCCCGTGCTCGGGCCCGAGCCCTTCTGTTCCAGCACCTCCCGGTTTTGGCCTGGCTACCCCGGTATCCCTTGCGTGACTGGCTCCTGGGCGACTCGTTGGCTGGCCTGAGTGTGGCCATCATGCAGCTACCTCAGG GCCTAGCCTATGCCCTCCTGGCTGGACTGCCCCCCGTGTTTGGCCTCTACAGCTCTTTCTATCCTGTCTTTATCTACTTCCTGTTCGGCACTTCCCGGCACATCTCCGTGG GCACCTTTGCTGTCATGTCTGTGATGGTGGGCAGTGTGACAGAATCCCTGGCCCCGAATGAGAACTTCCTGCAGGGTGTGAACTCCACCGTCGATGAGGTGGCCAGAGATGCTGTGCGGGTGCAGCTGGCCTCCACGCTCAGCGTCCTGGTCGGACTCTTCCAG GTGGGGCTGGGCCTGGTCCGCTTCGGCTTTGTGGTCACCTACCTGTCGGAGCCCCTGGTCCGCGGCTATACGACGGCCGCGTCTGTGCAGGTCTTCGTCTCGCAGCTCAAGTATGTGTTTGGCCTCCAACTGAGCAGCCGCTCGGGGCCGCTGTCCCTCATCTAT ACAGTGCTGGAGGTCTGCTCGAAGCTGCCCCAGAGTGTGGTGGGCACGGTGGTCACTGCGTTGGTGGCAGgagtggtgctggtgctggtgaaACTGCTCAATGACAAGCTGCACCGATATCTGCCCATGCCGATCCCTGGGGAGCTGCTAACG ctcatcGGGGCCACAGGCATCTCCTACGGCGTGGGCCTAAAGGCCAGATTTGGGGTGGATGTCGTGGGTGACATCCCTGCAGG GCTGTTGCCCCCagcggcccccagcccccagctgttCGCCAGCCTGGTGGGATATGCCTTCACCATCGCTGTGGTTGGTTTTGCCATTGCCATCTCACTGGGGAAGATCTTCGCCCTGAGGCACGGCTACCGGGTGGACAGCAACCAG GAGCTGGTGGCTCTTGGCCTCAGTAACCTCATTGGGGGCATCTTCCAGTGCTTCCCCGTGAGCTGCTCCATGTCCCGCAGTCTGGTACAGGAGAGTGCCGGGGGCAACACACAG gtgGCTGGAGCTGTCTCCTCCCTCTTCATCCTCATTATCATCGTCAAACTTGGGGAGCTCTTCAGAGACCTGCCCAAG GCAGTCCTGGCAGCTGCCATTATCGTGAACTTGAAGGGCATGTTGAAGCAGTTCAGCGACATATGTTCCCTCTGGAAGTCGAATCGAATGGATCTG CTCATCTGGCTGGTGACCTTTGTGGCCACCATCCTGCTGAACCTGGACATCGGCCTGGCAATCTCAGTCGTCTTCTCCCTGCTGCTCGTGGTGGTCCGCACACAGAT GCCCCGCTACTCTGTCTTGGGGCAGGTGCCGGGCACGGACATTTACCAAGATGTGGCCGAGTACTCAGAG GCCAGGGAGGTCCCAGGCGTGAAGGTCTTCCGCTCCTCAGCCACCATGTACTTTGCTAATGCTGAGCTCTACAGTGACGCGCTGAAGCAGAGG TGCGGTGTGGACGTTGACCACCTCATCTCCCAGAAGAAGAAGCGGCTCAGGAAGCAGGAGCAAAAGCTGAAGAGACTGCAGAAGAGTCTCCAGAAAGAGGCAGGGGCCCCTTCAAGCCAG ACTGCCGCCTCCGAGGGCACATCTGTTTCCATCCAAGTCAACATCAGCGTCAGAGACATGGAGAGCAACAACGTGGAGGACTCCAAGGCTAGG GCGAGCACAGGGAATGAGCTAGAGGATGCAGCAGCCAGCGGTCAGGAAGATGCTAAGGCCCCAAATGGGTCCACACTGAAGGACCTGGGCCTGCCTCAGCCACACTTCCACAGCCTTGTCCTGGACCTGGGTGCCCTCTCCTTCGTGGACACTGTGTGCATTAAGAACCTGAAGAAC ATTTTCAGCGACTTCCGAGAGATCGAGGTGGAAGTGTATATGGCCGCCTGCCACA CTCCTGTGATCGCCCAGCTTGAGGCTGGGCACTTCTTCGATGCTTCGATCACTAAGCAGCATCTCTTTGCCTCTGTCCACGATGCTGTCCTCTTTGCCCTCCAACACCCGaggcccagccctgccagccctGTTTTG ATGACCAAACTCTGA